One genomic segment of Natrialbaceae archaeon AArc-T1-2 includes these proteins:
- a CDS encoding tyrosine-type recombinase/integrase — MTDLDGITVVTEPSEELLNERQLSDYRSQREDCLKWLLTFGKNPDKVNGYAFETVRARAYRMDMFYRWVWEQEGRYVADVTHEHADGWMQELAYEEKSNAHKDNCQKAVQMLLKWRHHKHGLDEWEPDIRFNSGGSSQPRDFLTREERSKIREATLEYGSIPSYNSLTPEERERWRIYLAQRFEKPKSEVTPDDWDRANGWKIPSLVFVSLDAGLRPIEVARATPSWVDVDNNVLRIPKEESSKNRDNWIVSLQTRTADVLDKWIKQRETIPMYDDSEALWLTRQGNQYRSRALKHLLTRLCNLTDIDTEDRALLKSDLIS; from the coding sequence ATGACCGATCTGGACGGTATCACGGTAGTCACGGAACCAAGCGAAGAATTGCTCAACGAACGTCAACTATCTGACTATCGGTCCCAACGTGAGGACTGTCTCAAGTGGTTGCTCACGTTCGGGAAGAATCCAGACAAAGTCAATGGGTATGCCTTCGAGACAGTGCGGGCTAGAGCATACCGGATGGACATGTTTTACCGGTGGGTCTGGGAGCAAGAAGGACGATATGTCGCTGATGTAACTCACGAGCACGCGGATGGGTGGATGCAGGAATTGGCATACGAGGAGAAGAGCAACGCCCACAAGGATAACTGCCAGAAGGCAGTTCAGATGCTGCTGAAGTGGAGACATCACAAGCATGGACTCGATGAGTGGGAGCCAGATATCCGCTTCAATTCTGGTGGTTCGTCCCAGCCGAGAGATTTTCTGACTCGTGAGGAACGAAGTAAAATTCGTGAAGCCACTCTCGAATATGGATCGATTCCATCGTATAATAGTCTTACACCCGAAGAACGCGAGCGCTGGCGGATCTATTTAGCTCAGCGTTTCGAGAAACCCAAATCGGAGGTTACGCCTGACGATTGGGATCGTGCCAACGGGTGGAAGATTCCATCATTAGTCTTCGTAAGCTTGGATGCTGGATTACGACCAATCGAGGTAGCTCGAGCGACACCGTCATGGGTAGACGTCGACAATAATGTGCTTCGTATCCCGAAAGAGGAGAGTTCGAAAAACAGGGACAACTGGATCGTGAGCCTTCAAACAAGAACAGCCGATGTATTGGATAAATGGATCAAACAGCGGGAGACGATCCCGATGTACGATGATTCGGAGGCGTTGTGGCTCACACGACAAGGAAATCAGTACCGCTCACGCGCCTTGAAGCATCTTCTGACTCGGCTTTGTAACCTT